A genomic segment from Malaclemys terrapin pileata isolate rMalTer1 chromosome 1, rMalTer1.hap1, whole genome shotgun sequence encodes:
- the LOC128845837 gene encoding olfactory receptor 52E4-like produces the protein MSDSNTTNFTNPSTFILLGIPGLEAAHIWISIPFCAMYVIALLGNFTILFIVKREPSLHGPMFYFLCMLAISDLVMSTSTLPKMQSIFWFNSREISFSACLTQMYFVHCFSGIESGILVAMAFDRYVAICNPLRYSTILTNPVVAKIGSAVVLRSGILALPYPFLARRWPYCRTNIIPHFYCQHITVVKLACADIRISSYYGLFDLLTVIGMDTFFIAMSYTLILRAIFRLPTKDARLKTFGTCISHVCAILALYISDLFSSLMVRFGHNLPLHVLILITGVYHLIPPVLHPVIYGVRTKQIRGRLLQLFTHKNN, from the coding sequence atgtcagattccaacacaaccaacttcaccaacccctccaccttcatcctgctgggcattcctggcctggaggcagcccatATCTGGATCTCCATTCCCTTCTGTGCTATGTACGTCATAGCCTtgttggggaacttcaccatcctgttcatcgtGAAGAGGGAGCCCAGCCTCCATGGGCCGATgttctatttcctctgcatgctggccatcaGCGACCTGGTCATGTCCACATCCACCCTTCCCAAAATGcagagcatcttctggttcaattccagggagatcagttttagtgcctgcctcacccagatgtattTCGTTCACTGCTTCTCAGGGATTGAGTCTGGAATCCTcgtggccatggcttttgatcgctacgtggccatctgcaATCCTCTGAGAtattccaccatcctgacaaacccTGTGGTGGCCAAGATCGGCTCGGCTGTGGTGCTGCGCAGTGGCATACTCGCATTACCCTATCCCTTCCTGGCGAGGCgttggccatattgcagaaccaacatcatccctCACTTCTATTGTCAGCATATAActgtggtgaagctggcctgcgcTGACATCCGCATCAGTAGTTACTATGGCCTGTTTGATCTTCTCACTGTGATTGGAATGGATACATTTTTTATCGCCATGTCCTATACTCTGATCCTCCGGGCCATCTTCcgcctccccacaaaggatgcccgGCTCAAAACTTTTGGGACCTGCATCTCTCATGTTTGTGCCATCTTAGCTTTGTACATCTCAGATTTATTTTCCTCTCTCATGGTGCGGTTTGGCCACAATCTGCCACTGCACGTCCTCATTCTCATTACCGGTGTGTACCACCTCATTCCCCCGGTGCTGCACCCCGTCATTTacggggtgaggaccaaacagatccggggCAGGCTGCTCCAGCTTTTTACTCATAAAAATAACTAA